One segment of Nocardioides sp. QY071 DNA contains the following:
- a CDS encoding cytochrome P450: MDKPPYVPLDQVDLVDLDRFAGPEAWGMLDTLRAEAPVFWQRETDGGHGFWAVTKHADICEVDKDPETFTSTNFVNLEEVEPELQEARRSILEMDGLRHRALRKLISREFSRPNLMRNYEDLLRDITRATVDAALAKGEFDFVEDVSADFPIQVLARLLDVPQEKTGQLIDWGNEIIGFSDPEHAKILISDAESEQYKHLPFRSPVSQEVFDYGRELAAGRRGGEGTDLVSQLVNKIPEDGQAMSASEYDSYFLLLVVAGNETTRHTITHSMLALIEHPEQLAKLQADPSLIPDAVEEFLRWASPVYHFRRTATRDVELGGQEIKEGDKVVMWFASGNRDEDVFENPYDFDVTRKNIDHVTFGKGSPHLCMGNNLARMEIRLMFEELIPRLASIELNGDVRRVRSNFVNGIKTLPVKVTTKD, translated from the coding sequence GTGGACAAGCCGCCGTACGTCCCGCTGGACCAGGTCGACCTGGTCGACCTCGACCGCTTCGCCGGCCCCGAGGCCTGGGGCATGCTCGACACCCTCCGCGCGGAGGCCCCGGTGTTCTGGCAGCGCGAGACCGACGGTGGCCACGGCTTCTGGGCCGTCACCAAGCACGCCGACATCTGCGAGGTCGACAAGGACCCGGAGACGTTCACGTCGACCAACTTCGTGAACCTCGAGGAGGTCGAGCCCGAGCTGCAGGAGGCCCGCCGCTCCATCCTCGAGATGGACGGCCTGCGCCACCGCGCCCTGCGCAAGCTCATCTCGCGCGAGTTCAGCCGCCCCAACCTGATGCGCAACTACGAGGACCTGCTGCGCGACATCACCCGCGCCACCGTCGACGCGGCGCTGGCCAAGGGCGAGTTCGACTTCGTCGAGGACGTCAGCGCGGACTTCCCGATCCAGGTGCTGGCCCGGCTGCTCGACGTACCCCAGGAGAAGACCGGCCAGCTCATCGACTGGGGCAACGAGATCATCGGGTTCTCCGACCCCGAGCACGCCAAGATCCTGATCTCCGACGCGGAGAGCGAGCAGTACAAGCACCTGCCGTTCCGCTCCCCCGTCTCGCAGGAGGTCTTCGACTACGGCCGCGAGCTCGCCGCCGGGCGGCGCGGTGGAGAAGGGACCGACCTGGTCAGCCAGCTGGTCAACAAGATCCCCGAGGACGGCCAGGCCATGTCGGCCTCGGAGTACGACTCGTACTTCCTGCTCCTCGTCGTCGCCGGCAACGAGACCACCCGCCACACGATCACCCACTCGATGCTCGCCCTGATCGAGCACCCCGAGCAGCTCGCCAAGCTGCAGGCCGACCCGTCGCTCATCCCCGACGCCGTCGAGGAGTTCCTGCGCTGGGCCTCCCCCGTCTACCACTTCCGTCGTACCGCCACCCGCGACGTCGAGCTGGGCGGCCAGGAGATCAAGGAGGGCGACAAGGTCGTCATGTGGTTCGCCTCCGGCAACCGCGACGAGGACGTCTTCGAGAACCCCTACGACTTCGACGTCACCCGCAAGAACATCGACCACGTCACCTTCGGCAAGGGCAGCCCCCACCTGTGCATGGGCAACAACCTGGCCCGCATGGAGATCCGGCTGATGTTCGAGGAGCTGATCCCCCGGCTCGCCTCGATCGAGCTGAACGGCGATGTCCGCCGGGTGCGCAGCAACTTCGTCAACGGCATCAAGACGCTGCCGGTCAAGGTCACCACCAAGGACTGA
- a CDS encoding aromatic ring-hydroxylating dioxygenase subunit alpha — protein sequence MRDRSTGYPRNAWYALAASGEVGEAPFGTRALDTPVVLFRVSDGSVVALGDRDAHRPYPLSLGHVDGDTIVSGYSGFAYDRTGACVRVPSQAQVPYGARVPSYPVVEEGDLVWVWLGEPSLASLRSPVSTPWLTDAAWESFGGAWETAAGVGLLHDNFADITHVAVVDPVISPPALTGVAPALEVELTETTVHFHRDWPAAPLPEWQAKISGASTTASYPQREEGAFLAPGLWADRWDVLLPAEEGGTQTFRFTHAVTPVDERHTRHLWRVSRNFAPGAEASEMLRPIFESYYLKVREILETMQQVIDRDGYGEDVNVAADLAALQVRKILRRLVADEG from the coding sequence ATGAGAGACCGCAGCACCGGTTACCCGCGCAACGCCTGGTACGCCCTCGCCGCGTCCGGCGAGGTCGGCGAGGCGCCCTTCGGGACCCGCGCGCTCGACACGCCCGTCGTCCTGTTCCGGGTGTCCGACGGCAGCGTCGTCGCCCTCGGCGACCGCGACGCCCATCGCCCCTACCCGCTCAGCCTCGGCCACGTCGACGGCGACACGATCGTGTCCGGCTACTCCGGCTTCGCCTACGACCGCACCGGCGCCTGCGTCCGGGTCCCCTCCCAGGCCCAGGTGCCCTACGGCGCCCGGGTGCCGTCGTACCCGGTCGTCGAGGAGGGCGACCTCGTCTGGGTCTGGCTCGGCGAGCCCTCCCTGGCCTCGCTGCGCTCGCCGGTCTCCACGCCGTGGCTCACCGATGCCGCGTGGGAGAGCTTCGGCGGCGCGTGGGAGACCGCGGCCGGCGTCGGCCTGCTGCACGACAACTTCGCCGACATCACCCACGTCGCCGTCGTCGACCCGGTCATCTCGCCGCCCGCGCTGACCGGCGTCGCCCCCGCCCTCGAGGTGGAGCTCACCGAGACCACCGTCCACTTCCACCGCGACTGGCCCGCCGCGCCCCTGCCCGAGTGGCAGGCCAAGATCTCCGGCGCGTCCACCACGGCGTCGTACCCGCAGCGCGAGGAGGGCGCCTTCCTCGCCCCCGGCCTGTGGGCCGACCGCTGGGACGTGCTGCTGCCGGCCGAGGAGGGCGGCACCCAGACCTTCCGGTTCACCCACGCCGTCACCCCCGTCGACGAGCGCCACACCCGCCACCTGTGGCGGGTGAGCCGCAACTTCGCACCCGGGGCCGAGGCCTCCGAGATGCTGCGGCCGATCTTCGAGTCGTACTACCTCAAGGTGCGCGAGATCCTCGAGACGATGCAGCAGGTCATCGACCGCGACGGGTACGGCGAGGACGTCAACGTCGCCGCCGACCTGGCCGCCCTGCAGGTGCGCAAGATCCTGCGGCGGTTGGTGGCTGACGAGGGCTGA
- a CDS encoding PDR/VanB family oxidoreductase, with amino-acid sequence MTTQPIVREFEADLTVVAAVEAATDVVTLTLAAEDGTALPPWTPGAHIDLVLGEDLVRQYSLCGSPADTRSYRVGVLRAPDSRGGSKAVHAELHEGATVRVRGPRNHFPMVASPRYLFIAGGIGITPMLPMIAEAEASGADWRLVYGGRSRSSMAFLDELAAYGDKVTLLPQDEAGFPDLDALLGAPAPGTLVYTCGPTGLLDAVEERCAASWPAGSLHLERFSAKAPAADEQDSAFELVLQRSGLTLEVPADKSIFEVCREAGVSVVGSCLEGVCGTCETEVVEGDVEHRDSILNEEEKESNEFMMICVSRCRGESLTLDL; translated from the coding sequence GTGACGACGCAACCGATCGTGCGGGAGTTCGAGGCGGACCTGACGGTGGTCGCCGCCGTCGAGGCCGCGACCGACGTGGTGACGCTGACGCTGGCCGCCGAGGACGGCACGGCACTGCCGCCGTGGACGCCCGGGGCCCACATCGACCTGGTGCTGGGGGAGGACCTGGTCCGCCAGTACTCCCTGTGCGGCAGCCCCGCCGACACCCGCTCCTACCGGGTCGGGGTGCTCCGCGCCCCCGACAGCCGGGGCGGCTCCAAGGCCGTGCACGCCGAGCTGCACGAGGGCGCCACCGTCCGGGTGCGCGGCCCGCGCAACCACTTCCCGATGGTCGCCTCCCCGCGCTACCTGTTCATCGCCGGCGGCATCGGGATCACGCCGATGCTGCCGATGATCGCCGAGGCCGAGGCCTCCGGCGCCGACTGGCGCCTGGTCTACGGCGGCCGGTCACGCTCGTCGATGGCGTTCCTCGACGAGCTGGCGGCGTACGGCGACAAGGTGACCCTCCTCCCGCAGGACGAGGCGGGCTTCCCCGACCTCGACGCGCTGCTCGGGGCGCCGGCGCCGGGCACGCTGGTCTACACCTGCGGCCCGACCGGACTGCTCGACGCGGTCGAGGAGCGGTGCGCCGCCTCCTGGCCGGCCGGCAGCCTCCACCTGGAGCGCTTCTCGGCCAAGGCACCCGCCGCCGACGAGCAGGACTCGGCCTTCGAGCTGGTCCTCCAGCGCTCCGGTCTCACCCTCGAGGTGCCCGCCGACAAGTCGATCTTCGAGGTCTGCCGCGAGGCCGGTGTCAGCGTCGTCGGCTCCTGCCTCGAGGGCGTCTGCGGCACCTGCGAGACCGAGGTGGTCGAGGGCGACGTCGAGCACCGCGACTCCATCCTCAACGAGGAGGAGAAGGAGTCCAACGAGTTCATGATGATCTGCGTCTCCCGCTGCCGCGGCGAGAGCCTGACGCTCGACCTCTGA
- a CDS encoding glutamine synthetase family protein, with protein MEHIDENALRVAAQQFAEDGIDVVRIGYSDLIGTERGRDVLANRFDRTVGDGVAFCRSVYATSPMGDVIDIAGGLSAGLPDIVVVPDLATARAVPWEPGVAHVIGDVYNPDGSSSEESPRQVLKRVIDRFAELGMNPVVGPELEFYVLEEDETKPNGWRRYGDATGNVYVAGLKGDPENTLLSSLRELSAYGLDVVAANHEFSGGQFEINLWHSDALDAADRAFRFKTAVQEISRRRGKMATFMAKPFNDEGGSGFHIHFSTTDAEGKPLFDDPDGDDGLSEIGRAAIAGVLAHAPALAALHNPTVNSYKRFGPDTLAPWLVDWGLDNRSAMVRIPPERGRASRMELRLGDASANPYLAIASLLAAAYLGIRDKLTPPAKLEGYGYDPTKADRLPSDLATAIDALEEDKDLADILGPAFVETFVAYKRNELERFSQWVTDWEFREYAYHL; from the coding sequence GTGGAGCACATCGACGAGAACGCCCTGCGCGTGGCTGCCCAGCAGTTCGCAGAGGACGGGATCGACGTCGTCCGCATCGGCTACAGCGACCTGATCGGCACCGAGCGTGGCCGGGACGTCCTGGCCAACCGGTTCGACCGGACCGTCGGCGACGGGGTCGCCTTCTGCCGCTCGGTCTACGCCACCTCGCCGATGGGCGATGTCATCGACATCGCCGGCGGCCTGTCTGCGGGGCTGCCCGACATCGTCGTGGTCCCCGACCTCGCCACGGCGCGTGCGGTGCCGTGGGAGCCGGGCGTCGCCCACGTCATCGGCGACGTCTACAACCCGGACGGCTCCTCGTCCGAGGAGAGCCCGCGCCAGGTGCTCAAGCGGGTCATCGACCGGTTCGCCGAGCTGGGCATGAACCCCGTGGTCGGCCCGGAGCTCGAGTTCTACGTCCTCGAGGAGGACGAGACCAAGCCCAACGGCTGGCGCCGGTACGGCGACGCCACCGGCAACGTCTACGTGGCCGGCCTCAAGGGCGACCCGGAGAACACCCTGCTCTCCTCGCTGCGCGAGCTGTCGGCGTACGGGCTCGACGTGGTGGCGGCCAACCACGAGTTCTCGGGCGGCCAGTTCGAGATCAACCTGTGGCACTCCGACGCGCTCGACGCCGCCGACCGGGCCTTCCGGTTCAAGACCGCCGTGCAGGAGATCTCGCGGCGCCGCGGCAAGATGGCGACCTTCATGGCCAAGCCGTTCAACGACGAGGGCGGCTCCGGCTTCCACATCCACTTCAGCACCACCGACGCCGAGGGCAAGCCGCTCTTCGACGACCCGGACGGCGACGACGGGCTGTCGGAGATCGGCCGTGCGGCGATCGCCGGCGTGCTCGCCCACGCCCCGGCGCTGGCCGCGCTGCACAACCCGACGGTCAACTCCTACAAGCGGTTCGGGCCCGACACGCTCGCGCCGTGGCTGGTCGACTGGGGGCTCGACAACCGCAGTGCCATGGTCCGCATCCCGCCCGAGCGCGGTCGCGCCTCGCGGATGGAGCTACGTCTCGGCGACGCCTCCGCGAACCCCTACCTCGCCATCGCCAGCCTGCTCGCGGCGGCGTACCTCGGCATCCGCGACAAGCTGACGCCGCCGGCCAAGCTGGAGGGCTACGGCTACGACCCGACCAAGGCCGACCGGCTGCCGTCCGACCTCGCCACCGCGATCGACGCCCTCGAGGAGGACAAGGACCTGGCCGACATCCTCGGCCCGGCGTTCGTCGAGACCTTCGTGGCCTACAAGCGCAACGAGCTGGAGCGGTTCAGCCAGTGGGTGACCGACTGGGAGTTCCGGGAGTACGCCTACCACCTGTGA
- a CDS encoding APC family permease codes for MSDTVNTTLRRNALGVGAIVFLVLAAVAPLTGMVVVASLAIALGNGGGTPFAFLAVAVVLLLFAIGYGKMSSELVNAGGFYAFVVKGLGRPAGLAAGFIAMLGYNFFVVGTIGTSGFFMKIVIADKTGLDMPWLFWGLASIAVCYLMALRGVDFSSKILGVSLVLETSILIVFDVAVLFKDGYSFSAFSFDSITSGSLSIGLLLAATGFLGFEATSLFSEEAKNPLTTVPRATYVAITLIGVILGVTTWAVVSATGVAQAQDTAIAHLPTGDLVFSLADTYIGGFLTDVMNWLLLVSLFAAMLAFHNSSSRYIFSLGRARILPQVLSKTGPSGAPYVASTVQAAFAVTVAVIFAIAGADPILTVVPSMLGFGTLAILVLQALAALSIVVHFRRKNDPRIGSTLIAPGLGFLGLCFAVALAFKHFEIVAGSDSKAVNSLPWLLVAALVGGIGYALYLRNSRSSVYDALSSDLERFDDHLATDAAPGR; via the coding sequence ATGTCGGACACCGTCAACACCACACTCCGCAGGAATGCGCTCGGCGTCGGGGCGATCGTCTTCCTGGTCCTGGCAGCGGTCGCGCCGCTGACCGGCATGGTGGTGGTCGCCTCCCTGGCGATCGCCCTGGGCAACGGAGGGGGTACGCCGTTCGCGTTCCTCGCCGTCGCCGTCGTCCTGCTGCTCTTCGCGATCGGCTACGGCAAGATGTCGAGCGAGCTGGTCAACGCGGGCGGCTTCTACGCCTTCGTCGTCAAGGGCCTCGGCCGTCCGGCCGGCCTCGCCGCCGGCTTCATCGCGATGCTCGGCTACAACTTCTTCGTCGTCGGCACCATCGGCACCAGCGGCTTCTTCATGAAGATCGTGATCGCCGACAAGACCGGCCTCGACATGCCCTGGCTCTTCTGGGGCCTGGCCTCGATCGCGGTCTGCTACCTGATGGCGCTGCGCGGCGTCGACTTCAGCTCGAAGATCCTCGGCGTCTCGCTGGTCCTGGAGACCTCGATCCTGATCGTCTTCGACGTCGCCGTGCTGTTCAAGGACGGCTACTCCTTCTCGGCGTTCTCCTTCGACTCGATCACCTCCGGCTCGCTCTCGATCGGCCTGCTGCTCGCCGCCACCGGCTTCCTCGGCTTCGAGGCGACCTCGCTGTTCAGCGAGGAGGCGAAGAACCCGCTCACCACGGTCCCGCGGGCGACCTACGTCGCGATCACCCTCATCGGCGTCATCCTCGGCGTCACCACCTGGGCCGTCGTCAGCGCCACCGGCGTCGCGCAGGCGCAGGACACCGCGATCGCGCACCTGCCGACCGGCGACCTGGTGTTCAGCCTCGCCGACACCTACATCGGCGGCTTCCTGACCGACGTCATGAACTGGCTGCTGCTGGTCAGCCTCTTCGCCGCGATGCTCGCCTTCCACAACTCCTCGAGCCGCTACATCTTCTCGCTGGGCCGGGCGCGGATCCTGCCGCAGGTGCTCTCGAAGACCGGGCCCAGCGGTGCGCCGTACGTCGCCAGCACGGTGCAGGCCGCCTTCGCGGTCACCGTCGCGGTGATCTTCGCGATCGCCGGCGCCGACCCGATCCTGACCGTCGTCCCGAGCATGCTCGGCTTCGGCACCCTGGCCATCCTGGTCCTGCAGGCGCTCGCCGCGCTGTCGATCGTGGTCCACTTCCGCCGCAAGAACGACCCGCGGATCGGCTCCACCCTGATCGCGCCCGGGCTCGGCTTCCTCGGCCTGTGCTTCGCCGTCGCGCTCGCCTTCAAGCACTTCGAGATCGTCGCCGGATCCGACTCCAAGGCGGTGAACTCGCTGCCGTGGCTGCTGGTCGCGGCGCTCGTCGGCGGCATCGGCTACGCCCTCTACCTGCGCAACTCCCGGTCGTCGGTCTACGACGCCCTGTCGAGCGACCTGGAGCGCTTCGACGACCACCTCGCCACCGACGCCGCCCCCGGCCGATGA
- a CDS encoding MarR family transcriptional regulator, whose product MPDRHTLEETERAMKDHVGALPLDFAAANALSNLFRAANAVRSELTNRVLRQHDMTWTGFVVLWVVWIWDGMETRHVAESADISKATLTGVVKTLEARGLIAREGDDNDRRLVRLRLTPEGISLMEQLYPEFNAVESEIISQLSDRKVTTFTKTLREVVNAVEGQDAD is encoded by the coding sequence ATGCCGGACCGCCACACGCTCGAGGAGACCGAGCGCGCGATGAAGGACCACGTGGGCGCACTCCCCCTGGACTTCGCCGCCGCGAACGCCCTGTCGAACCTGTTCCGCGCCGCCAACGCGGTGCGCAGCGAGCTGACCAACCGGGTGCTGCGCCAGCACGACATGACCTGGACCGGGTTCGTCGTGCTGTGGGTGGTCTGGATCTGGGACGGCATGGAGACCCGTCACGTGGCCGAGTCGGCCGACATCTCCAAGGCCACCCTGACCGGCGTCGTGAAGACGCTCGAGGCGCGCGGCCTGATCGCGCGCGAGGGCGACGACAACGACCGTCGCCTGGTCCGGCTCCGGCTGACCCCCGAGGGGATCAGCCTGATGGAGCAGCTCTACCCCGAGTTCAACGCGGTCGAGTCGGAGATCATCAGCCAGCTCTCGGACCGCAAGGTCACCACCTTCACCAAGACCCTGCGCGAGGTCGTCAACGCGGTCGAGGGCCAGGACGCGGACTAG
- a CDS encoding gamma-glutamyl-gamma-aminobutyrate hydrolase family protein (Members of this family of hydrolases with an active site Cys residue belong to MEROPS family C26.), with protein sequence MSRRPLIAVPARFSESASALRYRADVTARALAEAVYAAGGEPLVVHPVAPGAQVDDAEVAARLWYADGVLLPGGGDLAARWAGQEAHSTEYDVDEEQDAFDLAVARHALGTGLPLLAICRGNQVVNVALGGDLIQDLGERTHRHVVHEIAVEPDSLLAGIVGTSPSISCYHHQGIGRPGAGLRAVAESADGVIEAVELAGAQGWYLGIQWHPEDTAATDPAQAGLFRALVDAARDRALVQGRP encoded by the coding sequence ATGAGCCGCCGCCCGCTGATCGCCGTCCCGGCGCGGTTCTCCGAGTCCGCGTCGGCGCTGCGCTACCGCGCCGACGTGACGGCCCGCGCTCTCGCCGAGGCGGTGTACGCCGCCGGCGGCGAGCCGCTCGTGGTGCACCCGGTCGCCCCGGGCGCGCAGGTCGACGACGCCGAGGTCGCCGCCCGCCTCTGGTACGCCGACGGCGTGCTGCTGCCCGGCGGGGGCGACCTGGCCGCGCGGTGGGCGGGCCAGGAGGCGCACTCGACGGAGTACGACGTCGACGAGGAGCAGGACGCCTTCGACCTCGCCGTCGCCCGCCACGCCCTCGGCACCGGCCTGCCGCTGTTGGCGATCTGCCGCGGCAACCAGGTCGTCAACGTGGCGCTGGGAGGCGACCTGATCCAGGACCTGGGGGAGCGCACGCACCGCCACGTCGTCCACGAGATCGCCGTGGAGCCCGACTCGCTGCTCGCGGGCATCGTCGGGACCTCGCCGAGCATCTCCTGCTACCACCACCAGGGCATCGGACGTCCCGGCGCGGGCCTGCGGGCCGTCGCCGAGTCCGCCGACGGCGTCATCGAGGCCGTGGAGCTGGCCGGCGCCCAGGGCTGGTACCTCGGCATCCAGTGGCACCCCGAGGACACCGCGGCCACCGACCCGGCCCAGGCCGGGCTGTTCCGTGCGCTGGTCGACGCGGCGCGGGACCGGGCGCTGGTCCAGGGGCGGCCCTAG